The Erigeron canadensis isolate Cc75 chromosome 4, C_canadensis_v1, whole genome shotgun sequence genome window below encodes:
- the LOC122596951 gene encoding uncharacterized protein LOC122596951, with amino-acid sequence MLGAHGGDGDGRDPHRSWWKKISGCKNSGSKKTPPPPIGAAKNLKLEAALKKNGGPLPMYFDYKSKTFQSIGDYGAMYKSLLGSLIGDVPQYYESWDDVPESMRDHILEEVQRYFAMDQYLELDEDDPTRKAAKLAFRADAASIYRQRKSKFKSQHFTARGGVGSADTLQTAPPTGMTG; translated from the exons atgctaggagcTCACGGCGGCGACGGCGATGGGAGGGATCCGCACCGATCGTGGTGGAAGAAAATATCAGGCTGCAAAAACAGCG GCTCGAagaaaacaccaccaccaccaatagggGCAGCCAAAAATCTAAAACTTGAGGCTGCCTTGAAGAAAAATGGAGGCCCGTTACCCATGTACTTCGACTACAAATCAAAGACCTTTCAGTCGATCGGGGACTACGGGGCTATGTACAAATCTTTGTTAGGCTCGTTGATCGGAGATGTCCCCCAGTACTACGAGTCATGGGACGATGTGCCTGAGTCTATGAGGGACCATATCTTGGAGGAAGTACAG CGCTATTTTGCGATGGACCAGTACTTAGAGCTTGATGAGGACGACCCCACCCGGAAGGCAGCAAAACTGGCTTTCCGTGCTGATGCAGCTAGCATATATAGGCAGagaaagtcaaaattcaaatctcAGCATTTTACAGCACGGGGGGGTGTAGGCTCAGCAGATACTCTGCAGACAGCACCGCCAACTG GGATGACCGGGTGA